One genomic window of Elaeis guineensis isolate ETL-2024a chromosome 2, EG11, whole genome shotgun sequence includes the following:
- the LOC105037067 gene encoding pathogenesis-related protein PRB1-3-like, which translates to MIHTTIAQNSPEDFASPHNYARAAVGVGPVSWNDSVAAYAQDYANQRSGDCQLVHSDGSYGENLFGGSGADYMAADAVNSWVSEKQYHDYNSNTCADGQVCGHYTQVVWRDSTNIGCARVVCDNGGIFITCNYYPPGNFVGQRQY; encoded by the coding sequence ATGATCCACACCACCATCGCCCAAAACTCCCCCGAAGACTTCGCGAGCCCCCATAACTACGCTCGGGCCGCCGTCGGTGTTGGCCCGGTGTCGTGGAACGACTCTGTGGCAGCCTATGCCCAGGACTATGCCAACCAGCGTAGTGGCGACTGCCAGCTCGTCCACTCCGATGGATCCTACGGTGAGAACCTCTTCGGTGGCAGCGGGGCGGACTACATGGCGGCGGACGCTGTGAACTCGTGGGTGTCAGAGAAGCAGTACCATGACTACAACAGCAATACGTGCGCCGACGGGCAGGTGTGCGGGCACTACACACAGGTGGTGTGGCGAGACTCGACCAACATCGGTTGCGCGAGGGTGGTGTGCGACAACGGCGGCATCTTCATCACCTGCAACTATTACCCACCGGGCAATTTTGTGGGGCAGCGTCAGTATTGA